One Candidatus Hydrogenedens sp. DNA segment encodes these proteins:
- a CDS encoding MinD/ParA family protein: MADQAEKLRKLAGQTKKQCRVIAITSGKGGVGKTSVSVNLALALATQGARVVLVDTDLGLGNVEVLMGLHSFYNLAHVIEGTKTLEEVVIKAPLGLEVVPGSSGLSRIADLVDRDRDRLVEALMSLCERSDFLLLDTMAGIGKNTVSFCTSADEVLLVTTPEPSSIVDAYAMLKTIHYQRSDAVIKLIVNMVINSAQAQAVATKLTNVAQQYLGRGLIYLGHIVRDTHVNQSIMQSQPFFITYPNAPASRCVEAISQRLFYQAPAIEPKKKLGFMKRLAQNFGWAVGGEI; the protein is encoded by the coding sequence GTGGCTGACCAGGCAGAAAAATTAAGGAAATTGGCAGGACAGACAAAAAAACAATGTCGAGTGATTGCTATCACAAGTGGAAAAGGAGGTGTAGGGAAGACCAGTGTCAGTGTAAATCTGGCTCTGGCTTTAGCCACACAAGGAGCCCGTGTAGTTCTTGTAGATACCGATTTAGGTTTAGGCAATGTCGAGGTTTTAATGGGTCTGCACTCGTTTTATAATCTGGCGCATGTAATTGAAGGGACGAAAACATTAGAAGAAGTAGTCATAAAGGCACCTTTAGGTCTGGAAGTAGTCCCAGGCTCGTCAGGGCTATCTCGCATTGCAGACCTTGTAGACCGTGACCGTGACCGACTGGTTGAAGCGTTAATGTCGCTCTGTGAACGAAGTGATTTCTTACTATTAGATACTATGGCAGGAATTGGCAAAAACACGGTTTCATTTTGCACATCTGCCGATGAGGTACTGTTAGTAACCACACCGGAACCCTCTTCAATTGTAGATGCTTATGCTATGCTGAAAACTATCCATTATCAAAGAAGTGATGCCGTTATAAAATTGATTGTAAACATGGTAATTAACTCCGCACAGGCACAAGCCGTGGCAACCAAATTAACAAATGTGGCTCAACAATACTTAGGGCGTGGATTAATTTATCTGGGACATATCGTCCGCGATACCCATGTGAACCAGTCCATTATGCAAAGTCAGCCCTTCTTTATTACCTATCCCAATGCCCCTGCAAGTCGTTGTGTAGAAGCAATATCCCAACGCCTTTTCTATCAAGCACCCGCCATCGAACCCAAAAAGAAATT
- the flhF gene encoding flagellar biosynthesis protein FlhF — MGNKFFKIRCKHLSEVANKIHELFGPQAIVVGTQEVYEKGIRGWFGQKTYEVTVSVPETNLPEERKKSIVEKKYLEHSTSTVTEDETKKKKIEEFERIIRETQQRLKQKPITEVESTIPQKAKVSGEAETPVVPFPKEKLQEAPPREDIAKALREIRELLQVMSVETAPTGIPNEIIPFYKDLVQQGMSKRLSADLIHTVLQNMSPEHARDPKIFIERLALELRKRIITTNGIPVCSGVPRWIVFCGPTGVGKTTSLAKISAHFAIHEKVRVALASTDTYRVGATEQLKIYAQIIGVPLKIIDDKKTAWETMQEYSKYDLIFLDTAGNSPFNTRQVKELREILQIIKPYETMLVLGAHTPLEDLRYSVAGFSSLNPTSLVFTKLDETRRFGSMISLILETGLPVGYLTHGQNVPDDFTLATPGGIVELLIEGKRNRG; from the coding sequence ATGGGAAATAAGTTTTTTAAAATACGATGCAAACATCTAAGCGAAGTCGCCAACAAAATCCATGAATTGTTTGGTCCACAGGCTATTGTTGTTGGGACACAAGAAGTGTATGAAAAAGGGATACGGGGCTGGTTCGGACAAAAAACTTATGAAGTAACCGTTTCGGTGCCAGAAACAAACTTGCCCGAAGAACGAAAAAAATCCATTGTTGAAAAGAAATATCTCGAACATTCTACTTCAACGGTTACAGAGGACGAGACAAAGAAGAAAAAAATCGAAGAATTTGAGCGTATCATTCGTGAAACACAACAACGATTGAAGCAAAAACCCATTACTGAAGTAGAAAGCACAATTCCCCAAAAAGCAAAGGTTTCCGGCGAAGCAGAAACACCTGTGGTTCCTTTCCCTAAAGAGAAATTACAAGAAGCCCCACCCCGAGAAGATATTGCAAAAGCATTACGAGAAATTCGAGAACTTTTACAGGTCATGTCTGTAGAAACTGCACCCACAGGAATACCCAATGAAATAATTCCTTTTTATAAAGACCTTGTCCAGCAAGGAATGTCCAAACGATTGTCTGCGGATTTGATACATACGGTCCTTCAAAATATGAGCCCGGAACATGCTCGCGACCCTAAAATATTTATCGAACGCTTGGCTCTGGAATTGAGGAAACGAATTATTACCACCAATGGCATCCCGGTTTGTAGTGGTGTCCCTCGATGGATTGTCTTTTGTGGACCCACAGGTGTTGGAAAAACAACCTCGTTGGCAAAAATATCGGCTCATTTTGCCATTCATGAGAAAGTGCGGGTAGCCCTTGCCTCCACAGATACCTACCGTGTCGGTGCAACAGAACAATTAAAAATTTACGCACAAATCATTGGTGTTCCTCTAAAAATTATTGATGACAAGAAAACCGCATGGGAAACAATGCAGGAATATTCAAAATATGACCTGATATTTTTAGATACAGCCGGCAATAGCCCTTTCAATACACGGCAGGTCAAAGAACTTCGTGAAATATTACAGATAATAAAACCGTATGAAACGATGCTTGTTCTCGGAGCACACACACCGTTAGAGGATTTGAGATACAGTGTAGCCGGCTTTTCTTCTCTCAACCCGACAAGTCTTGTTTTTACAAAATTAGATGAAACCCGCCGTTTTGGCTCTATGATAAGTTTGATTTTAGAAACAGGTTTGCCTGTGGGTTACCTGACACATGGACAAAATGTCCCGGACGATTTTACTCTGGCAACTCCGGGCGGAATTGTTGAATTATTAATAGAAGGAAAAAGAAATCGTGGCTGA